From the Bacteroidia bacterium genome, one window contains:
- a CDS encoding T9SS type A sorting domain-containing protein produces MKQWDISSVHTVNRMLLLAFLIVCFESASAQRFREVDDYGWARGENHTAPFLVDIDGNGLLDLIVGTEYSGLMRWEQSAGNPDQFRRIQRDFLMPAEGSRVCPVYHDLDGDGKLDLLLADQAGWVHHYVQKEAHSTEFTLYKEKMSDIKVWSAGRIWLGDLDGNGLLDIITGSSQQSVFRYEQKSTQSFEFAKMRDVRIPISTYYLAPTLHDIDGDGLLEMLLGSHDFKIRLLRQHAAVKDSFLLVSDTWNGIIDVENATPVLTDADGDGLLDMFCGSKGGLIHHYEQVTPNGLDGWVLRSNNLLGTWDFGLRSHSLVYDLDKDGRLDILRTDVPDESDSRDRAVQHFRQTAIGALTVEHVGVLPGIVAGIHDKLAVTDLDGDGQLDFFLIRNGKGMEHYRQRSGAPFAFDLVTSNFLSDIPWTDPFVPSVVDLDGNGKLDMLLFYSNNRVARLEQQTPGSLSFVMLEESWMNSQEFYPDAHILDYDRDGLYDMILGGRMGKLAHYRQSAANATTFEKGNLDLSAINVKLHSQPFVVDVNDDGRLDFVVGDGAGGLSLYTNEGPASVPSREAVSGDFRIARLSPNPSSGAAALAIELRKPLRITVAVYDVLGREVARPLDGVTMREGLQHIGLELQGLPAGQYSVLAEADGQNSAVTLIKH; encoded by the coding sequence ATGAAACAGTGGGACATCTCTTCCGTTCACACCGTCAACCGCATGCTTCTCCTGGCCTTTCTCATCGTCTGTTTCGAATCCGCGAGTGCCCAGCGCTTCCGCGAGGTGGACGATTATGGCTGGGCGAGGGGCGAGAATCACACAGCACCGTTTCTGGTGGATATTGACGGCAACGGTCTGCTTGATCTGATTGTGGGCACGGAATACAGCGGATTGATGCGCTGGGAGCAGAGTGCGGGGAATCCGGACCAGTTCCGTCGAATACAGCGCGATTTTCTGATGCCGGCTGAGGGGTCGCGTGTCTGTCCGGTGTACCACGATCTGGACGGCGATGGCAAGCTCGATCTGCTGCTTGCCGACCAGGCGGGCTGGGTGCATCACTACGTGCAAAAGGAGGCACACAGTACAGAATTCACCCTGTACAAGGAGAAAATGTCGGATATCAAGGTCTGGTCCGCAGGAAGAATCTGGCTGGGCGATCTGGATGGAAACGGGCTGCTGGATATCATCACGGGCAGTTCGCAACAATCCGTCTTTCGTTACGAACAGAAGTCAACACAGTCCTTTGAATTCGCCAAAATGCGCGATGTGCGTATTCCGATCAGTACCTACTACCTCGCACCGACGCTGCACGACATAGACGGCGACGGACTGCTCGAGATGCTGCTCGGAAGTCACGATTTCAAGATCCGTCTGCTCCGGCAGCATGCGGCGGTGAAGGATTCCTTCCTGCTCGTGTCGGATACGTGGAACGGTATTATTGACGTCGAGAACGCCACGCCTGTGCTCACCGATGCTGACGGCGATGGTTTACTGGACATGTTCTGTGGGAGCAAGGGCGGACTGATTCATCATTATGAGCAAGTAACCCCGAACGGCTTGGACGGCTGGGTGTTACGGAGCAATAACCTGCTGGGCACCTGGGATTTCGGCTTGCGAAGTCATTCCCTTGTGTACGATCTGGACAAGGACGGCAGGCTGGACATTTTGCGCACCGATGTTCCCGATGAAAGTGATTCGAGAGACAGAGCGGTGCAGCATTTTCGGCAAACAGCCATCGGGGCGCTGACCGTAGAGCATGTGGGGGTTCTTCCGGGTATCGTTGCGGGGATTCACGACAAGCTCGCGGTGACCGACCTGGACGGAGACGGACAACTGGATTTCTTTCTGATCCGCAATGGCAAGGGCATGGAGCATTACCGGCAACGCAGCGGCGCGCCATTCGCATTCGACCTGGTAACGTCGAATTTCCTGTCCGATATTCCATGGACCGACCCCTTCGTGCCCTCGGTCGTCGATCTCGATGGAAACGGGAAGCTGGATATGCTGCTGTTCTACTCGAATAATCGCGTTGCGCGCCTCGAACAGCAGACGCCGGGATCGTTATCTTTCGTCATGCTCGAGGAAAGCTGGATGAATTCGCAGGAGTTTTATCCCGACGCGCATATCCTGGATTACGACAGGGATGGCTTGTACGACATGATACTGGGTGGACGCATGGGGAAGCTGGCGCATTACCGCCAAAGCGCCGCGAATGCGACGACGTTTGAGAAAGGGAACCTCGACCTCTCCGCGATAAACGTCAAACTGCATTCACAGCCCTTTGTGGTGGATGTGAACGATGATGGACGACTCGATTTCGTGGTGGGCGACGGAGCCGGAGGGTTGTCGCTGTACACGAATGAAGGACCCGCTTCGGTACCGTCCCGCGAAGCTGTCTCCGGTGATTTCCGAATTGCGCGGCTTTCACCCAATCCAAGCTCGGGAGCTGCGGCGCTGGCAATCGAGTTGCGCAAACCGCTGCGTATCACTGTCGCTGTGTATGATGTGCTCGGCAGAGAAGTCGCGCGTCCGTTGGACGGCGTGACGATGCGTGAAGGCCTTCAACATATCGGCCTCGAGTTACAGGGGTTGCCCGCCGGACAGTACTCCGTGCTGGCGGAAGCGGATGGGCAGAATAGCGCGGTGACACTGATCAAGCACTAG